The genomic DNA AAGTACTCTTAATACCTATAGAATAGGTTTAATTAGTGTACTTATCATTAGATTTATTGAAAGAACATTTATATACTATAATTATCATTTTAAATGTATTATTAAATTTGTATAATTATGGCTGAAAATGAATGTATTCATTTTCAGCTTTTTTTAAATTTAATTTCTAAGGCGTAGCCTTTCTGTACAGAATAATAATAAAACGAAATAGTCGTTTTTCATTGATATAAATAAACGGAGGTAATACCATTGAATATAAAAGCATTAGAGCTATTGGAATATAATAAAATCAAAAGTAATTTGAGAGAATTAGCAATATCTGAATTAGGCAAAAAATTAGTTGATGATCTTGGACCTAGTGATGATATAGATAGAATAAGAACCCAACTAACTGAAACTACAGAAGCTAGAATAATCATGGATAAAAGTTCAGCTGTTCCTATTCAGAATCTAGTGGGTATAGAAAATGTTATTGAAAAGTTAGGAAAAGCAACAGCTCTTAATCCAGAAGATCTACAAAATATATTAGGTCTACTTAGGAGTACTAAAAAATTAATCAGATATATGGAAGAGAGAAAATATATGGCTCCAACAATTAGTAACTATGCTTTCTCCATGTATGAATTAAATGATGTCATAGAAGAAATTGATCGATGTATCCAAAACAATAGGGTCGTTGATAAAGCAAGTACACAGCTTGAAAAAATAAGGAAGAAAATCTATATTGCAGAAAATAGAGTAAAATTGAAACTTGAAAATATTATAAAATCTCCAGCTTACAAAAAATATCTCCAAGATAATATAATAAGTATTAAGAATACAAGACATGTCATTGCAGTAAAAAGTGAATATAGAAATAACATAGCTGGTAGTGTAATAGATAAATCTTCTACAGGTTCTACATTATTTATAGAACCAGAGGCAGTAAGAAAAGCGCAAAGTGAACTTGAACTACTTAAAATAGATGAGGATAAAGAAGAATATCAAATACTTTTATATCTAACCTATATGGTAGAATCATATAGTAGAGAGTTAAATATAAATATAGAAACTATGGCTTATTATGATTATATATTTGCTAAAGGGAAATATAGTAAAACCATAAATGGCAGAAGTGCAAAAGTTAATTTTGACGGTTACATCAAAATCAGAGGAGGAAAACACCCGATGATTGGTTGCGATGTTGTTCCTCTTGATTTTGAAGTAGGAAAAGAATACAGTTCCCTAGTAATAACAGGACCTAATACTGGAGGTAAAACCGTTGCGTTAAAAACCATTGGTCTATTTACCGCAATGGTACAGTCAGGATTACATGTTCCAGTTGAGGAAGGAAGCGAATTCGCTATATACAATGATATACTAGTTGATATAGGTGATGGACAGAGTATAGAACAATCACTTAGTACTTTTTCTGCACATGTAAAAAATATTATAGAGATTATGAAGGCTGCTAATAAATATACGTTAATTATTCTTGACGAGTTAGGAGCAGGAACAGATCCTGCTGAAGGTGAAGGTCTGGCTGTATCGGTATTGGAAAAACTATATCATAAAGGATCAACTATAATCGCTACATCACATTATAGTAAAGTAAAGACATTTGCTACGGAACATAAAGGTTTCAATAATGGTAGAATGACATTCGATTTGGCTACGTTAAAACCCATGTATAAGTTGGTAATAGGTGAAGCTGGAGAAAGTAATGCATTTATCATAGCTCTTAGATTAGGAATGCAAATAGATGTTATTGAAAGAGCTCATAAAATAACTTATAATGAAAGTAAAGATTATAAGAGTTTATTAACTAATGAGGATAAAGACTCTAAACGAATTGAAACTAATTATTATGAAAAAGCTAAAAGACCAAAATCATTGGATAGACAAAAACATGAACAGGATGACCAAAAAACAGTTGATTATAAAATAGGAGATGTAGTGTTTGTTCATACTATCAAACAAAAAGGTGTAGTATATGCAGAAGTTAATAAAAAAGGTGAAGTCGGAGTTATGATAAGAAATAAAAAGATGTTAGTTAATATAAAAAGATTATCACCTTTCCTAGATAGTAAAGACTTATATCCAGAAGATTATGATATGGATATACTTTTCGAAACGAAAGAAAATAGAAAGAAGAAGAAAACTATGAGCAGAAAGTATGTAAAAGATATGGTCAGAGAAATTGAGTAGATAGAAAGGAGATTAAGATGCTAACTCGTGATGAAGTAAAAAAATATATCTTAAATAAGCCAGGTGCATATGAAGATTTCCCTTTTGGAGATGATACACCAGTATTCAAGGTGGGAAGTCGTATGTTCTCACTTATAAATAAGGATAAAAAGGAACTAAGGATAAATTTGAAGAGTGATCCTGATGATGCTATTTATCTAAGAGACAATTTTGATGCTATAATTCCTGGTTATCATATGCATAAAAGACATTGGAATACAGTTATAGTAGATAATAGATTACCAGATGGTATGGTGAAAGACTTGATTGATAAATCCTATGAGCTTGTCTACAATAAGCTAAAGAAAGATGAGAAAGAACAAATAAAAAAAATATAAACATTTAAGGTGTAGTGAAACGTTGATTATACTGGGTAATGTACAATTGCTGCTATTTTGGAAATCGGTATATCGGCTATAGAACCTGGTTTATACAAGCAAGGGGGAGAATTATTATATGTCCTATTAAAATTAATCATATTTTTTGGTGATTCATCATGTTTTCTTACTACTCCAAGTGTTAGAATCAATGTAACGTAATCTTCATGAATTGCCGCAAGGGTACCAGTGAAATCAACGCTGTTATCATTACACCCTACAGTATGAATCGTAACTGTCTTATAAAGGAACTTTTTCAAGTTATCCGAGAATATATTGCCAACCATATTAATCACCATTATATTACTCTATATAATATTAATATATAGAGAATAAAACCTTTGTGATTAATTATATTAGATTATTGGTATAAATATTACTGATAGAAATTAACATATATTTATTAAATATATGAAATATTGTTATATGAAAAAAGCAGGGATATCCCTGCTTTATTAGTACTATTGAACAGCGTTTTGTACGAAAGATGCAATCTTGTCACAAGGTATTAAAGTAACAGATCCTAAATAATTGCAATTACCATAACCGCAACCACCACCGTAACCGCCACTACAGAAACCGTAGCAAGAGCCACCGCCACCGCAAGAGCCGCCACCGCAAGAACCACCGCCGCAACCGCCACCGCAGCCACTTAAATTAGTTCTACAAGTGTTACATCCTTGACCACAGCAAGCTGCACATGGGCCTTGAATTGGATAAGTTGGAGCTCCACCTGGGCAAGTTAATAACTTGATGAAACATTCTGTACAAGCGAGTACTATACCAGTAAAACCACATCCTGATGCGCCACCACTTGTTGTAAAAATAGTAACTGTTTGACCTATTAGTCTACCAAGATCATGATGAAAACCATAACCGTCAGCCATTTATTCTAACCTCCTTTTATTGTCTTGTCCTAGTATATAGTATGTCTAGGTGTACTAAAGTGTGAAAAATAAAATAGAAAAATTTTAATTTATATGCTATAATTTTAAAATAAATATAGTTTGTTGTGAGAGGATAGCAAAATGGTAACTGGTATAGAAAAATGGTTAAGTAAATTTGATATAAATAATACATGGTTAAGTATAGTTATTGCTATATTAATAATTGTTCTGATTTGTTTTGTTATCCAAAAAATAACTAAATATGTTATTCTCAATATAATCCAGAAAATAGTTTACAAAACTGATAATGTCTTTGATGAGATACTATATGAAAATAAAGTGTTTCATAATATATCCCATATCGGACCGGCTTTGGTCATTTATATCTTTTCCAATTCATTCAAATATAGTGAATTAATACAGGAATTCGTATATGCATATATTTTATTAATTCTTACATTAACCTTTTTTAGGATATTAGATGCGATACAGCAGATATACAGGACTAGAGAATTTGCTAAAAGTCGTCCTATAAAAGGAATAATGCAGGTTATAAAAATTTTCATAATCATATTTTCAGTAATGTTTTTGATTGCTATATTTACGGATAGTTCAGTTGCTTGGGCAATGTTAAGTGGAGTGGGTGGAATGTCTGCAATTATTATTTTGATTTTCAGAGATTCCATATTAGGACTTGTAGCTGGTATTCAATTATCAACCAATAATTTATTGAAAATAGGTGATTGGATAGAAATGAATCAGTTCGGTGCTGATGGAGAAGTCATAGATATATCACTTACTAATATAACTGTTGAAAATTGGGATAAAACTTTAGTTAATATTCCAGCATATAAATTCATTGACGAATCATTTAAGAACTGGCAAGGAATGATAGATGCAGGTGGAAGAAGAATAAAAAGAGCTGTTAATATTAATATTGACAGTATCAAATTCCTAGATGATAAATTATATAATGAATTATTGGAAATCGATATGCTAAGAGATTATTTAGTTGATAAACAGAAGGATATAGTTACATATAACAAGAAATGTAATATGAGAAATGAAATGAATGGAAGAAGGCTGACTAATGTTGGTACTTTTAGAGCATACATTTTAGAATATCTAAAAAGAAATCCTAATATACATAATGATTTCACTTTGCTTGTTAGGCAATTAGCTCCTACATATAAAGGACTGCCAATAGAAATATATTGTTTTACTAATAATACAGCCTGGGCTGATTATGAAGGAATTATGGCAGATATATTCGACCATATATTCGCTATAGTCAATTATTTTGATTTGGAAATATATCAGAGCCCATCAAATTATGATTTTCAGCAGATAGCAAATGACAAATGAAATAGGGGGATTAATAATTGAAAAAAATATTCAATAACGATTGGCAAGAATTATTAGAAGATGAATTTGATAAAGATTATTATAAAAAATTAAGATGTTTCCTTAAAAATGAGTATGATAATTTTACTATATATCCTGATATGTATGATATATTTAACTCGCTTCATTATACAGCATATAAAGATGTTAAAGTAGTTATACTAGGTCAGGACCCTTATCATGGACCTAAGCAGGCACATGGACTTAGCTTTTCAGTTCAGAAAGGAGTTAAAGTACCTCCTTCTCTTGTTAATATATATAAAGAGCTTAATAGTGACTTAGGATGTAGTATACCTAATCATGGAAACTTAACAAAATGGGCTAAGCAAGGAGTATTATTACTGAATGCTTCATTAACTGTAAGGGCTTCCAAACCAGCTTCACATAGCAAAATAGGATGGCAGATATTTACTGATAGGATCATTTCCCTGTTAAATGATAGAATAGAACCTGTTGTTTTCATACTGTGGGGAAATTATGCAATATCAAAAGAAAAGATTATTACCAATGATAGACATTATATCATTAAATCAGTTCACCCAAGTCCATTATCAGCAAGCAGGGGATTCTTTGGTAGTAAACCTTTTTCAAAAGCAAATAAGTATTTAAGAAGTATAGATACAGAAGAAATAGACTGGCAGATAGACGAGATGTAAAGGATGGATAAAAAATGGGTAAAACATTAGTATTAGCTGAAAAACCTTCTGTTGGAAGAGAAATCGGAAGAGTACTTTCATGTAAAAGAAAAACAAACGGAGCATTGATTGGAGATAAATATGTAGTTACTTGGGCACTTGGACATCTAGTTACGTTAGCCAATCCAGAAAGTTATCATGAAAGGTATAAGACCTGGAATATGAATGACTTGCCAATGCTTCCAGAAAAGATGAAGTTGGTAGTTATCAAACAAACATCAAAACAATTTAACGTAGTCAAGAATTTAATGAACAGTAAAGATATAAGTGAAATTGTTATAGCTACAGATGCAGGAAGAGAAGGAGAACTTGTTGCTAGATGGATTATCGAAAAAGTAAGAGTTAAGAAACCTATAAAAAGGTTATGGATTTCATCTCAAACAGATAAGGCAATAAAAGATGGATTCAGAAATCTAAAAGACGGGAAAGCATATTGGAATCTATATCAATCCGCAGTAGCAAGATCAAAAGCTGACTGGTATGTTGGACTTAACCTAACTAGAGCACTTACCTGTAAGCATAATGTACAATTATCAGCAGGAAGAGTCCAAACACCAACTCTAAATATGATTGTCCATAGAGAAAACGAAATCAAAAAATTCAAACCAGTGAAATTCTGGGAATTAAAATGTTCAGCTAATAATGTAGAATTTAATTGGGCTGGACATGAAGGCAATACTAGGTTATATGATAATGATAAAAGAGATGCAATACTGAGTCATATAAAAAATAGCCAAGGTGAAGTCAGAAGTGTTGATGAAAAATTAAAGAAACTACCTACCCCTTATGCATATGATTTGACAACATTGCAGATTGATGCAAACAACAAGTATGGTTTTTCTGCGAAGAAAACATTACAAATGATGCAGCAATTATATGAAAGACATAAAGTAGTAACGTATCCACGTACTGATTCAAAATATATATCCAAGGATATTGTGCCTACATTAAAAGAGAGATTGGAAAGTATAACTTCCAGTACGTATAAAAGTTTCGCAAGATCGTTAATTAGATCAAAACTAAATATATCCAATAGATTCGTTGATGATAAAAAAGTCACTGACCATCATGCTATCATACCTACTGAGCAAGTTGCTTTTTTAAATGATTTATCATCAGATGAAAGAAAAATATATGATCTTGTAGTCAAAAGATTTTTGGAAGTACTTTCACAACCATGTGAATATAAGGAAATAAAAGTCAAAATCGCTGTAAAAAATGAATTGTTTGGTGTTACTTATAAAAATATCATCAACAAAGGATTTAAAGCAATTGGTGCTAACAATGAAGATACAAATGAAAAAATCATTAAATTCAAAAAAGGTGATAAAGTAAAAATAGATAAAATCTTCTACACAGAAGGAACTACTAAACCACCATCAAGATATACAGAAGCTACACTTTTGGCTGATATGGAAAATCCTAAGAAGTTCGTAAAAGAAAGTAAGATGAAGGAAACATTAACTAATGTAGGTGGAATCGGTACAGTTGCAACAAGGGCAGATATCATTGAGAAATTATACAATACATTCTATGTGGAAGATAAAAATGGTAAGATACATCCAACATCTAAGGGTAACCAAGTAGTAGAATTAGTCCCAGAAGACATAAAATCGCCTATGCTTACTGCTAAATGGGAAATGGAATTGACCAATATAAGTAAAGGAAAGGTGAAAGAACCTGTATTTATCAATAATATAAAAAGTTATACAAGAGAAATTGTTGATAAAGTCAAAAAAGACAATTCTATTTTTAAACATGATAATGTAACCGGTGAAAAATGTCCTGATTGTGGGAAAAATCTACTTAAGGTAAATAATAAAAACGGTGAAATGCTTGTTTGCGCGGATAGAGAATGTGGTTATAAGAAAATGATAAACAGAATCACCAATGCAAGGTGTCCAGAATGCCATAAGAAAATGATTATGGTTGGTGAAGGTGACAAGAAGATGTTTATATGTAATAATTGTGGCTTTAAAGAAAAGCTGGCTTCTTGGAACAAAAGAAAAGAAGCTAATCAAAGTAAGATGAATAAAAAGCAAGTTAACAAATATATGAATAATATGAAAAAGGAAGCTGATAAGCCAATTAACAATGCTTTTGCTAATTCATTATCGAAATTGAAATTTTAATTCATAAAGGTCATAAAGGTTAACTCATTATTCAAAAAGTTAGCCTTTATATGATTACATAGATTTATATGAATAATTAATTGCCTTTTATAATGTTGAACGTTGTTTTGTGAAAAAATTTTATGCGTATTTGTTATTATAAGGAATTTAGTAAAATATTCATAATAATACTATTCCAAATAAAATATTTAACTTTACATATCATATAGATATGACATAAAATTATAGGAGGCAAAAAACATGGCAAAAGCTGGTATGAGAAGACCTGATGTAGAAGAACCACATGGAACAGAAAGCAACAGGAAACACAGAGATCCCAAAAACGATATAAGAATTGTTCCTGAAATACAGGGGAAAGCTAAAACAGGAAATAAAAAAGCAAAAAATATCATTGATTAAAAAGTTTGATGATTAAAAAAGTCTTTTCAAGATTATAAATTTAAGGTATTATATAATAAGGTATATTTATAAATAACTTTCGTAGTTTAATTAATGTTTTAGTTACTACGAAAGTTAAGTTATTAGAAAGGAGAAGTAATAAAATGGACGAAAATGCTACTAAGCAAACACCAGCAGAAATTACTGATGCTGTGGAAAAAGTAGAAACTAATGAAGAAGTTAAAGAAGAAGTTAAAGAAACAGAAGTTGTAGAAAATACACCTTCAATGGAAGATTATGAAAAAGAGATTGACAATACTTTTGTTAAGATTACTGAAGGAGATATTGTAGAAGGCAAAGTATTATCTGTTACTGATACAGAATTACTTGTTAACATAGGTTATATTTCTGATGGAATAGTAACATCTGAAGAGATTGTACATGAACAAGATGCTAGTTTAAAAGAAATATATAATGAAAACGATATCATAAAAGCACAAGTCATTAATCTTCACGATGGTGAAGGTAATGTATTATTATCTATAAAGAAAGCTGAACAAATTATCATATGGGATGAATTAGCAGATGCTTTCAAAAATAATTCTACAATTACTGTAACTGTTAAAGAAGCAGTTAAAGGCGGATTAAGATGTACTATAAAAGGTATAAGAGCATTTATGCCAGGTTCAAGGATATCAGTTAATTACGTAGAAGACTTGAAAGAATATGTAGGACAGGAATTAAAGGTAAAAGTTATTGATTTTGATGCTGAAAGTAAGAATGTAGTTGTGTCAAGAAAAGAAATAGAAAAAGTTGAACTAGATAAGAAGAGACATGAGCTTCTTGAAAATATTAACAAGAATGATAGACTTTCAGGTGTAGTTAAAAGAATAACTAACTTTGGAGCATTTGTTGATATAGGTGGAATAGATGGATTAGTACATATTAACGATTTGTCATGGAAAAGAGTTAAGCATCCATCAGAAGTAGTTAGCGTAGGCGATAACGTTGAAGTTTATGTACTAGATGTTAATAAAGAAAAAGAAAGAATTTCATTAGGTTTAAAAAATATCAATGATGACCCATGGCTTAATGTTAAACAAAAATACACAGAAGGAAATATATACCAAGGTACTGTTGTCAGATTAATAAGTTTTGGAGCTTTTGTAATGCTAGAAGGTGGAATAGAAGGTCTAGTTCACATATCAGAGATTGCTGATAAAAGAATAGAGAAACCAGAAGATGTTCTTGAAATCGGTGATAAAGTTTCAGTGAAACTATTAGGTATCGATGAAAAAGGTAAGAAAATAAAGTTAAGTATAAAAGAAGCTAAAGATGAAGTAAATAAAGAAGAATTCAAAAAATTTAACGATGACTCAGATATATCTACTAGCTTAAAAGATGTTTTCAAAGGTATAATGGATAATTTTAAAGAGTAATTTCTTCTAAGTAAATTTCATAAACCATTAAAGAGTATTCAATAGTGAGATTTCATTACTATGAATACTCTTTTTTTGCCTTATAGGAAAATAGCAGCCTGCCTCCTTCATTCTTGGCTATTGTATGAATGAATATAAAAATGTATTGAAAATATTCTTGTTTTGTGTCATAATTATTTAACGATAGTGTTAGTTTGATATTAATTTTTACTTGCATTTAAAACTAATTCAATAATATATTTATTATATATTATTATTAAAATAAATATAACATAAGGAGGGAATTATGAAAGAATGTCCCAAATGTCATGGTAAATGTTTAGATGAAGCTGAATTTTGTGGAATATGTGGTTATGAATTTACTGATTCAGTGCAAGGAATAGTTAATGAGGAGAATATAATGGAAAAAGATGAAAAAGGATTGAATAGTACTGATGATAATATCACAAATAATACTTCAGATGACGATCTTGTAATAGATGAAGAAGTTTATGAAATTATTGAAGAAGGTACTAATGAGATAAATGTTATACAAGATAGTAACAATAACAATAAACAAGAGAAGAAAAATAAGAAATTTTTTAGATTAGCTATTGTACTTATTGTAGCTGTTCTGATATTATCCGGAGTACTGATATTCGGTAATAATATTTTTGGTAAAAAAAATTCTGAAGACAAAATAATAGAAGCATATGAAAAATTGATTAGCGCTAATACAATGGATGCGAAATTCACATTTTCATTCAATGAATTACAGTTAGGTAATAATGATGCTTTCAATGGACAATTGGCTTTAGTAGCAAATATGTTAAAAGATTTGAGTATAGATATTGATACTAAAATCGATAAAGACGATAAAATTCTAGAAGGTGTATTAAATGTTAATATGCGTAACAATACTTTAGTTTCTGGAGACTTATATGTTAATGAAGAAGCCATTGGATTAAAGGTACCCTTTTTGTATGATAAGATGTTTTATGTCCCTTGGGAGGGTGTTTTTGAAAAGCTGAAAGAAGAAAATATTAAGACAATCAATTACAAAGATTATATAGAACTATTTGAAGAAATAAATGGATACTTATTAGAAATAGATAATAGTAAATATAAAGATATATATAAGGATTTTCTAAAAGGTACTATTAAAAATGTAAAAAAGGAATCTATTAAAATAGGAGATCAGAAGATTAATTGCGATAGATACCAATTAGAATTCAGTTATATTGAATTAATGGATTTCGCACAAAAATTTATTAATAAAGTATTTAAAGATGAAAATAATAGAAAAAGTGTATATGAATTAGTTGACAAAATCGCTGAAAAAATAATTGAAAACGAGGATTATACATATTTTGATATGAGTGAAGAAGAATTTAAAAGTAAAATTGATGAATTAAAAAACAATTACGAAAAAGTTTCAGATGAACTTGATAGCCGAATAAAAGAGTTTGCAGAAACACAAATCGATGCAGAAATTATGGAATTTAACATTAATCTATATATAGGAAAAAATAATACTATAAGGAAGATTGATTTAACCCAAGATATCATTGGTGAAGTAGAAAACATGAAAATGAGTCTTCGACTTGAGGCTATTATTAACTCTATGAATAGAAAGCTTGAGTTTTCTGGTATTGATGAATCAAATTCAGTTAATCTTAGTAATCTTAATGAACAAGATATTCAACAATTAATTATGGATATAGAGAATAGCGTTCAAAGTAAATTTCCTTTTATTGAATAATTTCAATAAAAATACTGGAGGACCAAAATTATAAATGATAAAGACATTTTGGGGATTATTTCAAAAAAATTTTAAAGAGTTAATAAGAGAAAAGAAAAGGACGATATTATTATTTGCTTTACCCTTATCAATGTTTGTGTTTGTATTTTTGTTTTTTACTAATAGTCAAGTTGAGAAAACATTTATAAAGCCTATTAATATAGGAGTAATAGATAATGACAAAAGTTTTTACAGTTCTGCACTTATTGAAGCCTATAAAGGCAATGAGTCCTTCACGGATTTTATTAATATTAATGTAGGTGATAATGAACTGAAACAAGAATTTATACATGGAGAATATGATGCATTAATAGAAGTTCCAAAAGATTTTGCTAATAAACTTATGCATTTTGAAGAAGATCCAGTACAAGTTAAAATTGCGTATACCGACCCTTTAAAAGCGGTTTTGTTTAAAAATGTAATGGAAAGCTACGAAAATTACATTACATCAGTACAAGTAGCAGTTGAAGTTCTATATGATAAGATGGAAGAATTATCTATGACTGGTAAAGAGATTTCATTATATAATAGTGAAATCTCTTATGAACTTGTTATGGCTTCAGTAGGAAGAAATGATTTTTTTAATTATAATGAGATAGTAAATATACCGTCTACAACATCAGTTAATTATTTTTTTATAGCAATAATAATGATGTTCCTAATGTATATATCTGTTTTTACTGCAATTGATTTATTAAGAGAAAAAGAACATATGTGTTTTAAGAGATTAAGAATAACTAGGGTTTCCATTTTTAAATATCTTATAAGTAAATTGCTTAGTTCAACAACATATATATTTATCATAGTTTCCATATGGTTTATAGTGATATCTGTTGCTACTAATCTAGAAATTCATAATAATATATTCTATATAATTATATATATAATAAGCTGTATATTGCTAGCGGTTAGTTTCGCTATGTTTATTTCGAGTTTGTTGAAAAGGGATGAAAGTGTTATATTAGTCAGTAACATTTTCATTTTTATCAATGCCATAATTGGAGGTAGTATTATCCCTCTACATTACATGCCTGA from Vallitalea longa includes the following:
- a CDS encoding ABC transporter permease; the protein is MIKTFWGLFQKNFKELIREKKRTILLFALPLSMFVFVFLFFTNSQVEKTFIKPINIGVIDNDKSFYSSALIEAYKGNESFTDFININVGDNELKQEFIHGEYDALIEVPKDFANKLMHFEEDPVQVKIAYTDPLKAVLFKNVMESYENYITSVQVAVEVLYDKMEELSMTGKEISLYNSEISYELVMASVGRNDFFNYNEIVNIPSTTSVNYFFIAIIMMFLMYISVFTAIDLLREKEHMCFKRLRITRVSIFKYLISKLLSSTTYIFIIVSIWFIVISVATNLEIHNNIFYIIIYIISCILLAVSFAMFISSLLKRDESVILVSNIFIFINAIIGGSIIPLHYMPDVLSKIAIITPNYWMIKGMLHLDSNYNYNNGVIIMGVFIVISIMLTFLAYYRYKKSA